In Miscanthus floridulus cultivar M001 unplaced genomic scaffold, ASM1932011v1 fs_278_1_2, whole genome shotgun sequence, one genomic interval encodes:
- the LOC136531108 gene encoding uncharacterized protein: protein MRQQPAHGAWCYLKDKFLGQRESRVLLETQLRNFRQDALSITDYCCHLESMATSLTEFGDPISDWQLVLMLLHGLSGKFYHMVSILKMHRPFLTFAEAPTHLLLEEMEIDAQPPSTPSALVATTPCPMVPDALAPPPLGMFPPACPPSAPTGG from the coding sequence ATGCGGCAACAACCCGCTCATGGTGCCTGGTGCTATCTTAAGGACAAGTTCCTCGGCCAGCGGGAGTCCCGCGTGCTCCTCGAAACACAGTTGCGCAACTTCCGCCAAGACGCCCTAAGCATCACCGACTACTGTTGCCATCTCGAGTCGATGGCCACCTCTCTCACTGAGTTCGGCGACCCCATCAGTGATTGGCAGCTAGTGCTCATGCTCCTCCATGGCTTGAGTGGCAAGTTCTACCATATGGTGTCCATCCTCAAGATGCATCGCCCGTTCCTGACATTTGCAGAGGCCCCAACACACCTCCTActagaggagatggagatcgaCGCCCAGCCACCATCGACGCCATCCGCTCTCGTTGCTACCACTCCATGCCCAATGGTGCCCGATGCACTAGCACCTCCACCCCTGGGGATGTTCCCCCCTGCGTGCCCTCCTAGTGCACCCACTGGTGGCTAG